Proteins encoded in a region of the Pseudomonas denitrificans (nom. rej.) genome:
- a CDS encoding thiazole synthase: MSQTNSNLPVDKPFTLAGRTYNSRLLVGTGKYKDLEETRVAIEASGAEIVTVAVRRTNIGQNPGEPNLLDVIPPDRYTILPNTAGCYDAVEAVRTCRLARELLDGHNLVKLEVLADQKTLFPNVVETLKAAEVLVKDGFDVMVYTSDDPIIARQLAEIGCIAVMPLAGLIGSGLGICNPYNLRIILEEATVPVLVDAGVGTASDATIAMELGCEAVLMNTAIAHAQNPVMMAEAMKHAIVAGRLAYLAGRMPRKLYASASSPMTGLIN, encoded by the coding sequence ATGAGCCAAACCAACTCCAACCTGCCGGTCGACAAGCCCTTCACCCTGGCTGGCCGTACCTACAATTCCCGCCTGCTGGTCGGCACCGGCAAATACAAGGACCTCGAGGAGACCCGCGTCGCCATCGAGGCCTCGGGCGCCGAGATCGTCACGGTTGCCGTGCGCCGCACCAACATCGGCCAGAACCCGGGCGAACCGAACCTGCTGGACGTGATCCCGCCGGATCGCTACACCATCCTGCCGAACACCGCCGGCTGCTACGATGCAGTCGAGGCCGTACGTACCTGCCGCCTGGCCCGCGAGCTGCTCGATGGCCACAACCTGGTCAAGCTGGAAGTCCTGGCCGACCAGAAGACCCTCTTCCCCAACGTCGTCGAAACCCTCAAGGCCGCCGAAGTACTCGTCAAGGACGGCTTCGACGTCATGGTGTACACCAGCGACGACCCGATCATTGCCCGCCAACTGGCCGAGATCGGCTGCATCGCGGTGATGCCGCTGGCCGGCCTGATCGGCTCTGGCCTGGGCATCTGCAACCCCTACAACCTGCGCATCATCCTCGAAGAAGCCACCGTTCCGGTGCTGGTGGATGCCGGCGTGGGCACCGCCTCCGACGCCACCATCGCCATGGAACTGGGTTGCGAAGCCGTGCTGATGAACACCGCCATCGCCCACGCGCAGAACCCGGTGATGATGGCCGAGGCCATGAAGCACGCCATCGTCGCCGGCCGCCTGGCCTACCTGGCCGGCCGCATGCCGCGCAAGCTGTACGCGAGCGCGTCGTCGCCGATGACGGGCCTGATCAACTAA
- the trmB gene encoding tRNA (guanosine(46)-N7)-methyltransferase TrmB, giving the protein MSDIPENQPENQPDADNRPMRAIKSFVMRAGRMTEGQQRGLDQGWPKYGLELADGARDFDQVFGRQAPRTFEIGFGMGHATLEMAAAAPEQDFIGVEVHRPGVGALLNGMLTQELSNIRVYSCDAIEVLRDCVADASLDRLLLFFPDPWHKSRHHKRRIVQPAWAELVRQKLKVGGVLHMATDWEQYAEHMLEVMNAAPGYRNLSADNTYVPRPEERPVTKFERRGERLGHGVWDLKFERVD; this is encoded by the coding sequence ATGAGTGACATTCCCGAGAATCAGCCCGAGAACCAGCCCGACGCCGACAACCGTCCGATGCGCGCCATCAAGAGCTTCGTGATGCGCGCCGGGCGCATGACCGAAGGCCAGCAACGCGGCCTCGACCAGGGTTGGCCGAAGTACGGCCTGGAACTGGCCGACGGCGCGCGGGACTTCGACCAGGTGTTCGGGCGCCAGGCGCCGCGTACCTTCGAGATCGGCTTCGGTATGGGCCACGCCACCCTGGAGATGGCCGCTGCCGCGCCGGAGCAGGACTTCATCGGCGTGGAGGTGCACCGTCCGGGCGTCGGCGCACTGCTCAACGGCATGTTGACCCAGGAGCTGAGCAACATCCGCGTCTACAGCTGCGACGCCATCGAAGTACTGCGCGACTGCGTGGCCGACGCCAGCCTCGACCGTCTGCTGCTGTTCTTCCCGGACCCGTGGCACAAGTCGCGCCACCACAAGCGTCGCATCGTGCAGCCGGCCTGGGCCGAGCTGGTACGGCAGAAGCTGAAGGTCGGCGGCGTGCTGCACATGGCCACCGACTGGGAACAATATGCCGAGCACATGCTGGAAGTGATGAATGCCGCACCCGGCTATCGCAACCTTTCGGCGGACAATACCTATGTGCCGCGCCCGGAAGAGCGTCCGGTCACCAAGTTCGAACGTCGCGGGGAGCGACTCGGGCATGGCGTCTGGGACCTGAAGTTCGAGCGTGTCGACTGA
- a CDS encoding DUF1329 domain-containing protein, with the protein MLKKLAVLLMAGAWVLPAQAKVDATEAARLGRDLTPMGAEMAGNASGTIPAWTGGITSAPAGYQPGTHHLDPYAADAVQYKIDSKNLAQYQALLTPGTQALLQENPDYYLRVFPSRRSASLPQRIYDATRFNAENAELIADGNGVQGAAAGVPFPMPKTGLEAIWNHIMRYRGEQIHMVTNQAAVLASGSYNLLKLDRYVYFNYGREGMTPQDLNNTLFYYKYNIVAPAKLAGSALVVQETIDQVLSIRKAWRFNSGERRVRRLPSLAYDTLQPDTNGLATADTVDVYNGAPDHYEWQLLGKREMLVPYNSYAVHQKGIPYADILRTKTLNPELLRYEPHRVWVVEATLRKGMGHPFAKRRFYLDEDSWQILASDIYNADGKLIRAQEVHPINYYDVPMVLSTLEALYDFEGARYFVDGLDNNEPMYDFKVPLGPRDFTPQALRREGN; encoded by the coding sequence GTGTTGAAGAAACTTGCTGTACTGCTGATGGCGGGGGCGTGGGTCCTGCCGGCGCAGGCGAAAGTCGATGCCACCGAGGCCGCTCGACTGGGTCGCGACCTGACGCCGATGGGGGCGGAAATGGCCGGCAATGCCAGTGGCACCATCCCTGCGTGGACCGGTGGCATCACCAGCGCCCCGGCGGGCTACCAGCCTGGCACCCACCACCTCGATCCGTACGCTGCCGATGCCGTGCAGTACAAGATCGACAGCAAGAATCTGGCGCAGTACCAGGCGCTGCTCACTCCGGGCACCCAGGCCCTGCTGCAGGAGAACCCGGACTACTACCTGCGCGTCTTCCCCAGCCGCCGCAGTGCGTCGCTGCCCCAGCGCATCTATGACGCCACGCGCTTCAATGCCGAGAACGCCGAGCTGATCGCCGACGGTAACGGCGTGCAGGGCGCCGCCGCCGGTGTGCCGTTCCCGATGCCGAAGACCGGCCTGGAAGCCATCTGGAACCACATCATGCGCTACCGTGGCGAGCAGATTCACATGGTGACCAACCAGGCCGCCGTGCTCGCCAGCGGCAGCTACAACCTGCTCAAGCTCGACCGCTACGTGTACTTCAACTACGGTCGCGAGGGCATGACCCCGCAGGACCTGAACAACACGCTGTTCTACTACAAGTACAACATCGTCGCCCCGGCCAAGCTCGCCGGTTCCGCGCTGGTGGTGCAGGAGACCATCGATCAGGTGCTGTCGATCCGCAAGGCCTGGCGCTTCAACAGCGGCGAGCGCCGCGTGCGCCGCCTGCCGAGCCTGGCCTACGACACCCTGCAGCCCGACACCAACGGCCTGGCCACCGCCGACACCGTGGACGTCTACAACGGCGCGCCGGACCACTACGAGTGGCAGCTGCTGGGCAAGCGCGAGATGCTGGTGCCGTACAACAGCTACGCGGTGCACCAGAAGGGCATCCCCTACGCCGACATCCTCAGGACCAAGACCCTCAACCCCGAGCTGCTGCGCTACGAGCCGCACCGCGTCTGGGTGGTCGAGGCGACCCTGCGCAAGGGCATGGGCCATCCGTTCGCCAAGCGCCGCTTCTACCTGGATGAAGACAGCTGGCAGATCCTCGCCTCGGACATCTACAACGCCGACGGCAAGCTGATCCGCGCCCAGGAAGTGCACCCGATCAACTACTACGACGTGCCCATGGTGCTCAGCACCCTGGAAGCGCTGTACGACTTCGAAGGGGCGCGCTACTTCGTCGACGGCCTGGACAACAACGAGCCGATGTACGATTTCAAGGTGCCGCTGGGGCCGCGCGACTTCACCCCGCAGGCGTTGCGCCGCGAGGGTAACTGA
- a CDS encoding DUF3392 domain-containing protein, with amino-acid sequence MDFALDLIANVSRWCRGHLSDIALAIMATVLVLFGPAINAWVQQRIGSLNFVFRTLLFVLICAVGYGLAMVFVTPWLAKGLGYFNNYTLAPVLLLVFFVIGMIADRS; translated from the coding sequence ATGGACTTCGCGCTCGACCTGATTGCCAACGTCTCCCGCTGGTGCCGCGGCCACCTGTCCGACATCGCCCTGGCGATCATGGCGACCGTGCTGGTGCTGTTCGGCCCGGCGATCAACGCCTGGGTACAGCAACGCATCGGCAGCCTGAACTTCGTCTTCCGCACCCTGCTGTTCGTGCTGATCTGCGCCGTCGGCTATGGCCTGGCGATGGTCTTCGTCACCCCGTGGCTGGCCAAGGGCCTGGGTTATTTCAACAACTACACCCTGGCCCCCGTCCTGCTGCTAGTGTTCTTCGTGATTGGCATGATCGCCGACCGCAGTTGA
- the hemW gene encoding radical SAM family heme chaperone HemW — protein MTKASGDRLQAIGKSPHLQPAACSLQLPPLSAYVHIPWCVRKCPYCDFNSHAAGPELPEDAYVEALLADLTADQGYVYGRKLTSIFFGGGTPSLFSAKALGRILKGLERQVGFESDIEITLEANPGTFEQAKFADYRALGINRLSIGIQSFQAEKLKALGRIHDGDEAVRAAEMARRAGFDNFNLDLMHGLPEQSVADALADLQQAVDLAPTHLSWYQLTMEPNTVFWSQPPELPEDDQLWEIQEAGQALLAQAGYAQYETSAYARDGKRARHNLNYWTFGDFLGIGAGAHAKLSTPQGRILRTWKTRLPKDYLNPDKPFQAGERDLQADDLPFEFMMNALRLTEGVPAAAFAERTGLPLAAIEQACRQARQDGLLVNDPQRLAPTERGQLFLNDLLQRFLP, from the coding sequence ATGACCAAGGCTTCAGGCGACAGGCTTCAGGCCATAGGCAAAAGCCCCCACCTGCAGCCTGCGGCCTGCAGCCTGCAGCTTCCGCCGCTCTCGGCGTACGTGCATATCCCCTGGTGCGTGCGCAAATGCCCCTATTGCGACTTCAACTCCCACGCTGCTGGCCCGGAGCTGCCCGAGGACGCCTACGTCGAGGCGCTGCTGGCTGACCTGACGGCAGATCAGGGCTATGTGTACGGCCGCAAGCTGACCTCGATCTTCTTCGGCGGCGGCACGCCCAGCCTGTTCTCGGCCAAGGCGCTGGGGCGCATCCTCAAAGGCCTGGAGCGGCAAGTCGGGTTCGAGAGCGACATCGAGATCACCCTGGAGGCCAACCCCGGCACCTTCGAGCAGGCCAAGTTCGCCGACTACCGGGCGCTGGGCATCAACCGCCTGTCCATCGGCATCCAGAGCTTCCAGGCCGAGAAACTCAAGGCACTGGGCCGCATCCACGATGGTGACGAAGCAGTACGCGCCGCCGAAATGGCCCGCCGCGCCGGCTTCGACAACTTCAACCTGGACCTGATGCACGGCCTGCCGGAGCAGAGCGTCGCCGACGCCCTGGCCGACCTGCAGCAGGCCGTCGACCTGGCGCCGACGCACCTGTCCTGGTACCAGCTGACCATGGAGCCGAACACGGTGTTCTGGAGCCAGCCGCCAGAGCTGCCCGAGGATGACCAACTGTGGGAAATCCAGGAAGCCGGCCAGGCGCTGCTCGCCCAGGCGGGCTACGCCCAGTACGAAACCTCGGCCTATGCCCGTGACGGCAAGCGCGCGCGGCACAACCTGAACTACTGGACCTTCGGCGACTTCCTCGGCATCGGCGCCGGCGCCCACGCCAAGCTGAGCACGCCGCAAGGCCGCATCCTGCGCACCTGGAAGACCCGCCTGCCGAAGGACTACCTGAACCCGGACAAGCCCTTCCAGGCCGGCGAGCGCGACCTGCAGGCGGACGACCTGCCCTTCGAGTTCATGATGAACGCCCTGCGACTCACCGAGGGCGTGCCGGCGGCGGCCTTCGCCGAGCGCACCGGCCTGCCACTGGCCGCCATCGAGCAAGCCTGCCGCCAGGCACGCCAGGACGGCCTGCTGGTGAACGATCCGCAGCGCCTGGCGCCGACCGAGCGCGGCCAGCTGTTCCTCAACGACCTGTTGCAGCGCTTCCTGCCTTGA
- the rdgB gene encoding RdgB/HAM1 family non-canonical purine NTP pyrophosphatase gives MIKLEQLVLASHNAGKLKELQAMLGAHVKVRSIGEFSDVEPEETGLSFVENAILKARNAARISGLPALADDSGLAVDFLGGAPGIYSARYADGKGDAANNAKLLDALKGVPDEQRGAQFVSVLALVRHADDPLPILCEGLWHGSILREARGEHGFGYDPLFWVPEAECSSAELAPERKNQISHRARAMALLKQRLGL, from the coding sequence ATGATCAAGCTCGAACAACTGGTGCTGGCCAGTCACAACGCCGGCAAGCTCAAGGAACTCCAGGCCATGCTCGGAGCCCACGTGAAGGTGCGCTCCATCGGCGAGTTCAGCGACGTGGAACCGGAAGAGACCGGCCTCTCGTTCGTCGAGAACGCCATCCTCAAGGCCCGCAATGCCGCGCGCATCTCCGGCCTGCCGGCGCTGGCCGACGACTCGGGCCTGGCGGTGGACTTCCTTGGCGGTGCGCCGGGCATCTATTCCGCACGCTACGCCGACGGCAAGGGTGACGCGGCGAACAACGCCAAGCTGCTGGATGCCCTGAAGGGCGTACCCGACGAGCAACGCGGCGCCCAGTTCGTCAGCGTGCTGGCCCTGGTCCGCCACGCCGACGACCCGCTGCCGATCCTCTGCGAAGGCCTCTGGCACGGCAGCATCCTGCGCGAAGCCCGCGGCGAACACGGTTTCGGCTACGACCCGCTGTTCTGGGTGCCGGAAGCCGAGTGCTCCAGCGCCGAGCTGGCGCCCGAGCGCAAGAACCAGATCAGCCACCGCGCCCGCGCGATGGCCCTGCTGAAGCAGCGGTTGGGACTATGA
- a CDS encoding DUF4426 domain-containing protein has protein sequence MRRLLTFLACLVLAVPAFAEQVKRLGDLQVHYSVFNSSFLQPNVAQAVGVVRSKAQGVVNIVPLDASGKPANVTVAGSAKNLMGQTVPLTFKRVVEEGAVYNLAQFPIEGRETLTFSIQVQSGNEAPQSFDFMQEIFPDE, from the coding sequence ATGCGCCGCCTGCTTACCTTCCTCGCCTGCCTGGTCCTCGCCGTGCCCGCCTTCGCCGAACAGGTGAAGCGCCTGGGTGATCTGCAGGTGCACTACAGCGTGTTCAATTCCAGCTTCCTCCAGCCCAATGTCGCGCAAGCGGTGGGCGTGGTACGCAGCAAGGCCCAGGGCGTAGTCAACATCGTGCCGCTGGACGCCAGCGGCAAGCCGGCCAACGTCACCGTCGCCGGCTCCGCGAAGAACCTGATGGGGCAGACCGTCCCCCTGACCTTCAAGCGCGTGGTCGAGGAAGGCGCCGTCTACAACCTGGCGCAGTTCCCCATCGAAGGCCGCGAAACCCTGACCTTCTCCATCCAGGTCCAGTCCGGAAACGAAGCCCCGCAAAGCTTCGATTTCATGCAGGAAATCTTCCCAGACGAATGA
- the metW gene encoding methionine biosynthesis protein MetW translates to MRADLEIIQDWIPAGSRVLDLGCGDGELLAWLRDHKQVGGYGLEIDSEKIAKCIERGVNVIEQDLDKGLGNFASDSFDVVVMTQSLQALRYPDKVLAEMLRVGKTCIITFPNFGHWRCRWYLARNGRMPVSEFLPYTWYNTPNIHFCTFRDFEALCHEQHAKVLDRLAVDHEHQHGWASRIWPNLLGEIGIYRISGAGVQDHRIAV, encoded by the coding sequence ATGCGCGCCGACCTGGAAATCATCCAAGACTGGATCCCCGCCGGCAGCCGCGTGCTCGACCTGGGCTGCGGCGATGGCGAGCTGCTCGCCTGGCTGCGCGACCACAAGCAGGTCGGCGGCTACGGCCTGGAGATCGACTCCGAAAAGATCGCCAAATGCATCGAACGCGGCGTCAACGTCATCGAACAGGACCTGGACAAGGGCCTGGGCAACTTTGCCAGCGACAGCTTCGACGTGGTGGTGATGACCCAGTCGCTGCAAGCCCTGCGCTACCCGGACAAGGTGCTGGCGGAGATGCTGCGCGTGGGCAAGACCTGCATCATCACCTTCCCCAACTTCGGTCACTGGCGCTGCCGCTGGTACCTCGCGCGCAATGGCCGCATGCCGGTGTCGGAGTTCCTTCCGTACACTTGGTACAACACGCCGAACATCCACTTCTGCACCTTCCGCGACTTCGAGGCGCTCTGCCACGAGCAGCACGCGAAGGTGCTCGACCGTCTGGCGGTAGACCACGAGCACCAGCATGGCTGGGCCTCGCGAATCTGGCCTAATCTGTTGGGTGAGATCGGCATCTACCGGATCAGCGGCGCTGGCGTGCAAGACCACCGCATCGCCGTCTGA